The following proteins are co-located in the Pseudomonas synxantha genome:
- a CDS encoding putative porin, with protein sequence MRLASTKTAAVLCGGLLLALSLPASAAVDAKLLDMLKANGQITAAQYSELQAELARDQKEQQIARQAQQETNEQIAATAKKTNELSSFDQKLAWAAKTQFKGDVRFRQETIKIDGEPNNGGRDKDRQRIRARLGAYTEINPQVDTGIRIATGGGDDARSTNQDQDGYFDKKSIWLDLGYIDYHPDQIKNLHVIGGKMLQPWVNMGDVIWDSDINPEGLAVTYKYPLGSSAELFGSLGNYNLKDNVDGDGVQFRHDLRLTSGQLGTRFSVTDNLKMTLGGSVYAYKNDEDSRCTTTTTPCALAVNGNSANNEFRLYEGFAQADIGGLAVPLAFYGQYVKNNDAVTDQDTAWLLGAKSKVFGFNLDYNYRDVQRNAVVGAFTDSDFANGTTGSRGHKMKVSYDIDKNFALGATYFLTKADYASRTQRDANTNTLQLDAEAKF encoded by the coding sequence ATGCGTCTTGCTTCCACTAAAACTGCGGCGGTCCTGTGTGGCGGCCTGTTGCTGGCCCTGAGTCTACCGGCCAGCGCTGCAGTCGACGCTAAATTGCTCGACATGCTCAAGGCCAACGGCCAGATCACTGCGGCGCAGTACAGCGAACTGCAAGCAGAGCTGGCCAGGGACCAGAAAGAACAGCAGATCGCACGGCAAGCTCAACAAGAGACCAACGAGCAGATCGCGGCCACTGCGAAAAAAACCAACGAGCTGAGCAGCTTCGACCAGAAGCTGGCCTGGGCCGCCAAGACCCAGTTCAAGGGTGACGTACGCTTCCGCCAGGAAACCATCAAGATCGATGGCGAGCCCAACAACGGCGGGCGTGACAAGGACCGTCAACGTATCCGTGCCCGCCTGGGTGCCTACACCGAGATCAACCCGCAGGTGGACACCGGCATCCGCATCGCCACGGGTGGCGGCGATGACGCACGGTCTACCAACCAGGACCAAGACGGCTACTTCGATAAGAAATCGATCTGGCTGGACCTGGGCTACATCGATTACCACCCGGACCAGATCAAGAACCTGCACGTGATCGGCGGCAAGATGCTCCAGCCATGGGTAAACATGGGCGATGTGATTTGGGATAGCGACATCAACCCGGAAGGCCTGGCCGTCACCTACAAATACCCTCTTGGCAGCAGCGCCGAACTGTTCGGCAGCTTGGGCAACTACAACCTCAAGGACAACGTCGACGGCGACGGCGTGCAGTTCCGCCACGACCTGCGCCTGACGTCCGGCCAGTTGGGCACGCGTTTCTCGGTTACCGACAACCTGAAAATGACCTTGGGCGGCAGCGTCTACGCCTACAAAAATGACGAGGACAGCCGCTGCACAACCACCACCACGCCTTGCGCGCTGGCGGTCAACGGCAACTCGGCCAACAACGAATTCCGCCTGTATGAAGGTTTTGCCCAGGCAGATATCGGCGGCCTGGCAGTGCCCCTGGCGTTCTACGGCCAGTACGTGAAGAACAACGATGCTGTGACCGATCAGGACACCGCGTGGTTGCTGGGTGCCAAGTCCAAGGTGTTCGGTTTCAACCTGGACTACAACTACCGCGACGTTCAACGTAATGCCGTCGTAGGCGCCTTCACCGATTCGGACTTCGCCAACGGTACCACCGGTTCGCGCGGCCATAAGATGAAGGTCAGC